One Phoenix dactylifera cultivar Barhee BC4 chromosome 14, palm_55x_up_171113_PBpolish2nd_filt_p, whole genome shotgun sequence DNA window includes the following coding sequences:
- the LOC103715148 gene encoding probable V-type proton ATPase subunit H, with protein sequence MDRAELTTEQVLKRDIPWETYMSTKLITGTCLQLLRRYDNRSESQRAALLDDDGPAYVQVFVNILRDIAKEETVEYVLALIDEMLTANPKRARLFHDRSLANEDTYEPFLRLLWKGNWFIQEKSCKILSLIVSVRPKIQDGIVLNGNTSHSKSTRTGINDVLKGLVEWLCSQLKNPSHPNCSVPTAINCLATLLREPCVRASFVQADGVKLLIPLISPASTQQSIQLLYEACLCIWLLSYYDAAVDYLATTRIMPRLVEVVKSSTKEKVVRVIVLTFRNLLAKGAFGAQMIDLGLPHIVQSLKAQAWSDEDLLAALNQLEDGLKDNIKRLSSFDKYKQEVLLGHLDWSPMHKDPNFWRDNITNFEENDFQILRVLVTILDMSNDPTALAVACYDLSQFIQYHPGGRIVVSDLKAKERAMKLMNHENAEVTKNALLCVQRLFLGAKYASFLQS encoded by the exons ATGGATCGCGCGGAGCTGACGACCGAACAG gtTCTCAAGAGGGATATACCATGGGAGACTTACATGTCAACAAAGCTCATCACTGGAACATGTCTTCAGCTATTAAGGCGCTATGACAACAGATCTGAAAGTCAAAGAGCTGCTTTGCTTGATGAT GATGGACCAGCTTATGTTCAGGTCTTTGTGAATATTCTACGTGACATTGCGAAGGAAGAAACAGTAGAATATGTGCTTGCTCTTATTGATGAAATGCTTACAG CAAATCCCAAACGTGCTAGACTTTTTCATGACAGGTCTCTAGCAAATGAAGATACTTATGAACCTTTCTTAAG aTTGCTATGGAAAGGCAACTGGTTCATACAAGAAAAGAGCTGTAAAATACTGTCTCTCATAGTGAG TGTTCGGCCAAAAATTCAGGATGGCATTGTTCTAAATGGAAACACTTCACATTCAAAAAGCACGCGCACTGGCATCAATGATGTGCTAAAAGGCCTGGTTGAGTGGCTATGTTCTCAG CTGAAGAACCCATCTCATCCCAATTGTTCTGTGCCCACGGCTATAAATTGTTTAGCCACTTTGCTACGAGAACCTTGCGTGAGAGCTTCATTTGTTCAAGCAGATGGCGTGAAGTTGCTAATTCCTTTGATTTCTCCAGCATCCACTCAGCAGTCTATCCAG CTCCTTTATGAAGCTTGCCTCTGTATTTGGCTGTTGTCATATTATGATGCTGCAGTTGACTATTTGGCCACTACCAGGATAATGCCAAGACTAGTGGAAGTTGTCAAAAGTTCCACAAAGGAGAAG GTTGTGAGGGTTATTGTTTTGACCTTCCGCAATTTGCTAGCAAAGGGAGCATTTGGGGCTCAAATGATCGATCTTGGATTACCGCATATTGTCCAGAGTTTAAAAGCACAGGCATGGAGTGATGAG GATTTGTTGGCTGCATTGAATCAGCTAGAAGATGGGCTTAAAGATAACATCAAaagattaagttcatttgaTAAATATAAGCAGGAAGTCCTTCTAGGTCATCTTGACTGGTCCCCTATGCACAAGGATCCAAATTTCTGGCGTGACAATATTACAAACTTTGAAGAAAATGATTTCCAG ATCCTGCGTGTCCTCGTAACAATCCTTGATATGTCAAATGATCCAACAGCACTTGCTGTTGCTTGTTATGATTTATCTCAATTCATTCAGTACCACCCCGGCGGGAGGATTGTTGTTTCGGATCTGAAGGCCAAGGAAAGGGCAATGAAACTCATGAATCATGAAAATGCTGAGGTTACAAAGAATGCCCTTCTTTGTGTCCAGAGGCTTTTCCTTGGTGCCAAATATGCTAGCTTTTTGCAGTCTTAA